CTTCTGGGGCCCCTCCCTCAGCCTTGCCAAAGGGCTGCCAAGGTCCAGCCTCAGGGTCCCCTGAGAGCTTCAGCAGCCCGGGCCATGAGGATGTTGTGTTCCCTGTATGGCTATCGGCCGCGGCTCCTGAAATAGTCCTGAGAGGGTCTAGGAAGCCGGCCCAGCTCACCAGGACTGATTCCTGGGGCTAGAAGGCGGGTGGTCTGTGTGGGGCTCGGGTGGGCGGCGTCCCGGCTTGCTGCATCTTCTCAAGCACCTTGCGGCCTGCCCGGCTTCCTTCCAGAGCCGCGTCCGGCCAGGGGCGCCGCCGAGGTCTGCGAGTTTTCCGGCTTCCAGAGTCCTGCGGACATTGTGGGCGCTGGCTACCCACCATCCCTTCGGTGGGCTCTTGTCTCGGTTTTGGCCTTTCGTCCGAGCATGACGCTTTGCCGTCTGCTTGTCCTGGTGGTTCTGCGTCTCCTCCACCTGCCTATAGGGGGCGCCCCTCTCCTGCGGGTGTTTGTCACGGTGCGGCCCTGTGGTCTCTGCCAGCTCAGATTCTACCGCCCTCCCGGGCTATGTGTACTGACGGGCCTCAGTACTCGAGGGTGTAGCCTTGAGCCCAGCACCTGTCCCACCAGCCTGCTGGCGTGGGGGGCACCCGGCGTCCTAGCCCTTTGCTCTCAGCCGGCCCCTTGCCCCTCTTGTGCCCGCCGGCATAACTGGCTTCTTAGGGCCTTGCTGCCTGCGGGTGTGTCCACTGCGGGCCCCTGTGGGGACCGAGGGCCCGGGTGAGGCAGGTTCCCGTCCAGCTGCACGGCGGCAGAGCGTGGGGGACGCGGCCCTGCATCCATCGGGCGGGCCGGGCCGGGTCCTGGGGCTGCGGaggcggcggggggcgggcggggcggtGCTCACCTGCAGGTCGGCCCCTGCAGGCCCCGCCTGGGTGGGTTGACGCCCGCAGTTGCCTTCCTGCCGGGCTCTGCTCCTCTGCCCTGGGGGCAGTGCGCTGCGTTAGTGAGGCTACTGGGGGGTCAGAGACTGGAGCCAGCTGCCTCCTGAGAGCCGCGAAGCGGCCTGTGGCTTCGGTGACCCCGGGCCGAGCGTGTGCGCCCCTGCAGCGCCCGGTGTGTTCAGCGCCCGGGCGTGCAGGGCGCCTCCACGGCCCGCCCTGGGGGCCTGTCTTGTAAAGGCGGGATTTGCTGTGGCCTCCGAGGCCCCGAGGATCCTAGGCCAGGGTGTCCACACAGCTCGGCTCCTGAAGGAAACCCCCGGACAGGACGCGTGAGCGGCGGGGCCTCTTCGGAAGTCGGCGCCGCGCGCTAGTAAGCCGCTACCTGCGTGCAGGGTGGAGGGCCGCGGCGGCCACCGGAGGGCGCCCCACAAACACGCCCGCTCCGCGCTCGCGGTCACTGAGCCGCCCGTCAGCCCGCCTGGAATCCGAATCCCATCGGCAACCTGCCTGGTGACTCtcggggcggcgggggcgggcggTTTGGCAGTGACCCTCCCTCCACCACCGTGGAACAGCTGGGAAACCCACACGCGGGAAGGAAGTGCCCGGTCCTGTGTCCCGGACGAGCGGTGTTGACGGAGGGCCAGCCGTGTGAgcaacccccccgcccccgcctcccggAGCCCTGCCCCCCTCGGCTGTGGGACCCACCCACTACCAGGCCCGTGGAAACACGTGGGCCCTCGGACAGCTCGGGGCTTATCGGTGTCGGACTTAAGACCCGCGTGGTGCAGGGTCAGCCCTGCCAGTACAGAGGAGCCGCGGAGTAACCAAAAACACTGGAGTTTGTTTACCTCATGAGGGGAAAGACTTGTTTTGTGATACCTCTGTGTGCTGTTTAGCTGACATGTCACACATCCCAAGAAACACACACATTAGAATCCAGAAATTGGCTAATAAGTATCAAGTAATTTAATCTTCAAATGTGTGGGTTTTCTTCCCCAGTTTCTCAGACACACCTGCCACAACTCCAGGCGTCTGGGCAGATGTAGTGGGTTAGAAATGAGAGGCCCCGGCATTTCCCGACTGAGTTTAACTTCAAGAACTTGATGTGTAATTTAGCATCTTAATGACTTATTCCTGCTTTGTCCTTTGTCAGGTCttttatataaagaaacaaatgtttgactttttttaatttttaaaaaaattgagtctTGGCTGCGCTGGGCCTTCGCTGCCACACAGGTTTCTCCCTAGTGTTGGTGAGCGGGCTACTCCCCGGTCGGGGCACACGGGCCCCTCATCGTGGGGGCTGCTCTTGATGCAGAGCACGGGCTGCCGGCACACAGGCGTCAGTAGGcgtagcacgtgggctcagtaattcCGGTTTGCCAGTTCCAGAGCGGGTGCTCAGTAGTGTGGCCATGGACTCAGGGGCTCCGCAGCAcgcgggatcttcccggaccagggatcgaacccgtgtcccctgcattgccaagAGAATTCCTACCCACtgcgctaccagggaagtcctgacttcTTGATAACATCTGCCACATTTAGCAAAAGACCCAGTTTCTTACAGTAAGTTTTATAACCTTCATAAAATAAACCCAAGGTTAAATTCACCTTTGGGGATCCTGAGTCATGAAGCATGGTAAGGTAGGTGAGTTTGTCTGTTGACAAAAATAAGATTAAAGCcagtcaggggcttccctggtggtccagtggttaagactctgtgcttccaatgcaggggttgtgggttcaatccctggtcagaaactaagatcccacatgccacacagtcaaaatacatacatactaatggagtttttttttttaaaaaaaggacagagTGCACAGTCTGCCTTGACATTTTCCAAATAGTTTCTTATTCTCTTCTAAATGCCTCAAGTCTATGTACGGCCATACAACCCCAAGCCTGCCTGATCTCATTAAAATGGTTCAAAATTCATTCAATTTTTTAGCAACTGTGGCAGGAGTACTAGGAATCAAACATGCTGGGGCAGCAAGAAGTGATCCAGAATTCAGCACAAGATTGTCAAGCCAACGTCCATGGAAAGTAGATTGTTGAGATGCTAGTGGCTGAGGCGAAGGTGGACTTGCTCCTCTAGTTGGGGGGCAGAGGGGGGTTCAGAACGCAGCAGCAACAGTGGAGGGGTCTGCACCCGAGACCCCGGCTCGTCATCTGTCAGAAGTAGAGGTGGACACAGGACAGAAATGTGTGGCTGCTACCGTGTGACACCCTCCCCCCCAGAGACCAGTCAGCTTGCAACCAGAGCCACTGAGAAACTGAAAAAGTGATTTTAGGCCCCCTGCGCTGTGTGGGGGAAACCAGAtgggctgaggggtgggggtggggctgcaggCAGAGATCTGGGCCCTTGGGGCTCACCCTCTCCAAGGGGCCCCTGGTGCGGAGGACAGCTGCTTCTCGATGGGCTCCTGCTCCCCCTAGGCGGCACTGGCTCTGGGACCCTGAGGAGGGCACCCAGCCCCCCTCAGCATGGCTGCTGCTGTCTCGGGGTCCCCATGGGGGGACGTGCTGGGAGAGCGGAGGCATCCGCCCGAGGCCCTGAAATTTAAGGAGCGCTCCCACCAGGCCCCGGGGCCCTGGAGCAGCCGGCCGGCATCTGTGCTCGTCACCACCAGGAGCGTCCAGAGACCTCACCGGTTCCTGCTGCTCTGTCCCCCAAGGCTGACTGCCAGCCTGAGTCCAGTGTGTGTCCGTAGTTCTGCACAGGCCTCCAGCCTGGAAGGAAGTCAGTCTGCAGGTAGAAGAGCATGCACCTCACTCTCTTGGCTCGACTTCCCAAGAGAAGGGGGCCACTGGGGCAGTTTTCCTAACAGACCCGCCGAGAACAGCAGCCTGGCCCTGGGCAGCAGCCGGGCGGGGGTGGCGCCCAGTGTCCCATTCATATTTTGTCTGAAAGGTGGCCTACCCAGACTGCAGCCTTGAGAAACATATCTTTGCTTTTAGGGCGTTTTGGGTTCAGAACAGGGTTGGGTTGGGTTGGGGGACTGTGATTTCTTCATGAAGAtgtgtggagggggaggggaggcgccCCTGCACACCTACAGCTGACAGAGAAGGCGGGGTGCGGGAGAGGGCGAGGGGTGGTGGGTGGGCTCTGCACCCCAGGCTGGTTGGGTCGTCTAGACTGCATCTTCCACCTGTCCAGGGCCCTGCAGCCCCGTGAGCCCGCCCGCCCAGATCCGTCTTTCCTGTGGGCAGGCCCCTTGGTTTTCGGGGTTAGAAATCCTAACAGCGTTTTCCTCCCTTCACCTTATTGACACTCAACTTTGGTGCACCCTTTGGGGAGTTGTGCAGGACAGACCCTCACTGGACCAGCGCTGGCGGGGGCACACCTGGCAGCCGCAGACGCCCCATCTGACCCCTCCCACCAGGCCCGCGCACCCTGGGACGCCTGCAGCCCTGCCGAGGCCCGCCACTGGAGTTTGAGCTTCCTTCATTTTAATACCTTCTGACTTTCCTATCAAACATCTCCTCATAAAACAAGAGGGGGGGCTAGTATTTTAACAGTACAAAGTATAAATACTGGCGTTAGGTTTTCATTACTTCGTTTGCGCCCGAGGGGAAGCAGGCTGTTGCAGGCGCGGACCTGAAAGTTGCGAGCAGGAGACGAGCACACCCAAGGGTGGCCGGGCACCAAGGACACGGCTCATCCTCACACGGGCGCCTGGGGAACTCCACGGGGCTGTGCCTGGTTCTGCCTCCTCTCCAGGGGGCGAGGGAGCAGGGGCTGGAGTCAGCGTTGTCTCCTGGTCGCCTGACCTGGGAGGAGGGAGCGAGCCTCGGGCAGAGGGGACCGATCACCGCGGGCTGTGCTTCCGGCCAGTgcggcccgccccgcccccggcggtGCCCCTGGAGCAGCGTCTATGCCGTCACCGGCTGTGACCCCGCTGGGTCTATGCCGTCACCGGCTGCGCCCCCGCTTGGTCCGGGGAACAGCTCTGGTGCCCACGGCGCAGCTTCTTCATCAGTCTCCGGAGCTTGCCGGGGAAGTTTCTGTCGAGGTGGCGGTACAAAAGCGGCACCACAGCGCTGCTGGCGAAGGCCAGGAACCTGGACAGGTCCTTGGCGAGGAGCAGCGTCCCCACGTGGTGCCCGTCCAGTGGCTTCCCCCGCGCTGCCAAGACCGTGCGCCCCAGGAGCGTCAGGTAGTGGGGCGTCCAGAGCCCGAACTGCGCGCACACGGTGGCCACCAGCAGCCTGTGTGCCGAGGGGTCCGGGTGGCCCGCGTCCCGGTCGAGTGGTGTGTCCTCCTTGCGGACCCGCGCCAGGAGCACAAGCGCGTAGAGCGCGGCCAGGCCGGGCACCAGGTAGCCGACGAGCAGCATGATGGCGTCGGCCGCCGCCGCGTCCTGCATCCGCGAGCACTCCACCAGCCTCGCGGCCACGTGGCTGCAGATGTAGAAGAGCAGGGAGGAGAAGCCGGCGAGCAGGGCGCCGCCCCAGACGAAGCCGCACACGTGTCGGGTGTTGTAGACACTGGACATATAGGTGCGTGGCAGCGCGCGCTCGATATAGCAGTCCAGGCCCAACAGGGCAGTGGAGTAGAGTGTCACCAGCGCCGCCACATTGAACAGCACCAGCAGCGAGACGTGCACCTCGCTGCCCAGGTCCCAGGTGGCCCCGCCGGCCGCGCCAGGGCCCAGCAGATGCGCGGGCGCCAGGGCGCAGAGCAGCAGCCCCGCCGCCGCCATGTTGGCGAAGTAGACGTCGGGCATGGTCATGCCGCCCGGGTCGTGCAGGTtggccagcagcagcagcgcgTTGTAGCCCAGGCCGAGGGGGACGCCGCCCAGCAGGTAAAGCAGCGACAGCGCGGACAGCGCCCGCTGGACGTGCAGGCAGGGCAGCGGGTCGTCGCCGCCCGTGCCGTTGAGCGGGCAGCTCCACATGGCGGGCTGTGGGAAGAGCAGCGTGTGAGTCCTTCGCGAGCACAGAGCGGCCCCCGCCCCCGAGGCCAGCGGGAAACGGGGCTGCGCATGTTTTCTGCGACCGAAGGCGCCATCGCTGGAAGCTGTGACGGCCCTAAAAGCCAAGTGGGCTTCCTTGACCCTGTTTGCCGGGAAACCCACAGCCCTGGAGCCGTAAGGCGTCTGCTGCCACCTTGTGGCGCCTGGGCCACGTGAAAAAGGCCtggttggggcgggggggcgggggggtagTATGCTGGGGGTGGACCCCAGGCCTGGCCCCGCAGACCCCCTCGCGGGATCCTCAGCCTTTCTGAGGCTGTAGCAGCCCTGCTGGGCGCATCCTTCGTTCCTTTCAGTGACTGCCGAATCCTttgaccccacccctccccaccctgcgtCTCCACCCAGCAACCCGCCTCCCTCGCGCCCCCTGGGCAGCGCCGGTGGGCCGCGCCAGGGCACCGGCACCCCTGTCTTGAAGCCGAGCTACCGCTggagccctggggaggggccGGAAGTGGTCTGCACCTGCGCCTGGTGCAAGGCAGGTGGAGAGGGCGTCCTTCCCGtttcctccctcccagcctggcGGGGTCGGGGCGGGCGCACGCTGAGGTCTGGGTGGGCCTTGGCGGGTGGAGGCGCCTTGGTAGTAAGGGAAGAACAGACCTTGAGAAATGCGTGAGTCCTGGGGCAGGGCGGCGGGGGGGGAACCCTCCACTCCAGGTCTCTGAGCCCACTGGGCTTCCTGCTCTCAGAGCGAGGCCAGCAATCCTCTGGGGAAGACCCTGGCCTCCCAGGTCCAGGGGCGAGGGGAGGCCAGGCCCCCACCCCGCGGGAGCAAGCCTGGCGTGGCGGTCACAGAGGGAATGACGTGTGGCGTCCACAGGCGTCTGTTTTCCAGGCGCCGCGACAGAGCGGGCTCCTGCCTGCAGGGTGTGTGCCTGCGAGCCgcgctcccccgccccccccgacATGGAGGGGCCCGGTAGGAGCCTCACAGGGCGGGGGCATCTGTATCCTAATGAGCCGCTGCGGCAGTGCCGAGCAGGCGGCTTCATCACCTCCAGGGAGGGCGTCTACTCTGAGCCGCCACAGGGATTCGGGTCCCTCTTCCCAGGCCTGGGGTCCAGGGTGCCGGCAGGAGCCCCAGGCAGGGCCGGGCCTGAGGGGTCCTCGGAGCCCTCATCCATCCTCTTCTAGCTGATCCGTTGTTCGTTTCCCTCCCGAATGCCGGCAGGCTCCTGCGCGCTGAGCTGAGGCCTGGGTGGTGCTGGGCCTGGATGCTGGTCCATAGAGCATCCTGTCTGTGCCTGACCAGCCCGCCCCCCGCGCGCAGGCGCCTTGCCCGGCTCCCGGGCCTCagtccctcccctcctgcctcgcTGGATCCTGTTTCCCGGTGCGGAGTGCTCCTCGGTGAGGGGTGGGTGTGCGCGCGTCCGCCTCCTGGTTCTCGCggtgcccctcctccccaggcagGTGCAGCTGCGCCTCCTGTCTACAGGCAGTTTGGAACCTTGAGGGTCGTGTCGGGAAGGGCCGGCACACGGGATGGGCACCCTGCCCAGGGGCTCCCCTGTGGCCCGGCCTCTCCTGGGGCTTTCCATCCACCTGGAGGGCAGGCTCAGCCAGGGGAGGCCCTCTGCGATGCTGGGTGGGCACTGGAGAGGGCCCCacaggccagcagcagcagcgcgTTGTAGCCCAGGCCGAGGGGGACGCCGCCCAGCAGGTAAAGCAGCGACAGCGCGGACAGCGCCCGCTGGACTCTGTGG
The sequence above is drawn from the Cervus canadensis isolate Bull #8, Minnesota chromosome 32, ASM1932006v1, whole genome shotgun sequence genome and encodes:
- the GPR146 gene encoding probable G-protein coupled receptor 146, coding for MWSCPLNGTGGDDPLPCLHVQRALSALSLLYLLGGVPLGLGYNALLLLANLHDPGGMTMPDVYFANMAAAGLLLCALAPAHLLGPGAAGGATWDLGSEVHVSLLVLFNVAALVTLYSTALLGLDCYIERALPRTYMSSVYNTRHVCGFVWGGALLAGFSSLLFYICSHVAARLVECSRMQDAAAADAIMLLVGYLVPGLAALYALVLLARVRKEDTPLDRDAGHPDPSAHRLLVATVCAQFGLWTPHYLTLLGRTVLAARGKPLDGHHVGTLLLAKDLSRFLAFASSAVVPLLYRHLDRNFPGKLRRLMKKLRRGHQSCSPDQAGAQPVTA